One genomic region from Knoellia sp. p5-6-4 encodes:
- the argE gene encoding acetylornithine deacetylase has protein sequence MSESPRSSLEWTTLLVGLDTTSRDSNLGLIEVVEAELKRLGIGSTRLPNADGSKANLVATIPARDGSTSGGIVLSGHTDVVPVDGQDWSSQPFAPEVRDGRLYGRGTADMKSFIGVVLAMLPQLTEAELSEPVHLALSYDEEVGCLGAVDIAEHFRARAEAEGGVLPRACIVGEPTSMRVIAAHKSINLIDLAFHGKAAHSSLTPQGVNAVEYAARAISFIRGIADQRRAEGPFDEAYVVPHTTASVNVVQGGIAGNTVADRCHVQFEFRTVGADDPAEILAGIERHVRELEEEMQAEDRAARVDLTPVALVPGLDTPADSPAVELAAELGGVPSTDKVTYGTEAGLFDAVGIPTVVCGPGDIAQAHSPDEYVELAQVEACEQFLTTLLKHLTTQHLTNQENR, from the coding sequence ATGTCCGAATCGCCCCGATCGTCCCTCGAGTGGACCACCCTCCTCGTCGGACTCGACACCACCAGCCGCGACTCCAACCTCGGCCTCATCGAGGTGGTCGAGGCCGAGCTGAAGCGGCTCGGCATCGGCTCGACCCGCCTGCCGAACGCCGACGGCAGCAAGGCCAACCTGGTCGCCACCATCCCCGCCCGCGACGGGAGCACCTCCGGCGGCATCGTGCTGTCGGGTCACACCGACGTGGTGCCGGTAGACGGGCAGGACTGGAGCTCACAGCCGTTCGCGCCCGAGGTGCGTGACGGCCGGCTCTACGGCCGCGGGACGGCCGACATGAAGAGCTTCATCGGCGTGGTGCTGGCGATGCTGCCGCAGCTGACCGAGGCGGAGCTGAGCGAGCCGGTGCACCTCGCGCTCAGCTACGACGAGGAGGTCGGCTGCCTCGGCGCGGTCGACATCGCCGAGCACTTTCGGGCCCGCGCCGAGGCCGAGGGCGGCGTGCTGCCCCGGGCGTGCATCGTCGGTGAGCCGACCAGCATGCGCGTCATCGCGGCCCACAAGTCGATCAACCTCATCGACCTCGCCTTCCACGGCAAGGCCGCCCACTCCTCGTTGACACCGCAGGGTGTCAACGCGGTCGAGTACGCCGCCCGCGCGATCTCCTTCATCCGCGGCATCGCCGACCAGCGTCGGGCGGAGGGCCCCTTCGACGAGGCCTACGTCGTGCCGCACACCACGGCCAGCGTCAACGTCGTGCAGGGCGGGATCGCCGGCAACACGGTGGCCGACCGGTGCCACGTGCAGTTCGAGTTCCGCACCGTCGGCGCCGACGACCCGGCCGAGATCCTGGCCGGCATCGAGCGCCACGTCCGCGAGCTCGAGGAGGAGATGCAGGCCGAGGACCGCGCCGCCCGCGTCGACCTGACGCCGGTCGCCCTGGTGCCCGGGCTCGACACCCCCGCCGACTCACCCGCCGTCGAGCTGGCCGCCGAGCTGGGCGGCGTGCCCTCGACCGACAAGGTCACCTACGGCACCGAGGCGGGCCTTTTCGACGCCGTCGGCATCCCCACGGTCGTCTGCGGCCCGGGCGACATCGCGCAGGCCCACTCGCCCGACGAGTACGTCGAGCTCGCGCAGGTCGAGGCCTGCGAGCAGTTCCTGACCACCCTGCTGAAGCACCTCACCACGCAGCACCTCACCAACCAGGAGAACCGATGA
- a CDS encoding alpha-ketoacid dehydrogenase subunit beta → MTTMTIAKGINNGLRVAMEKDSRVVLMGEDIGKLGGVFRVTDGLQKDFGEDRVIDTPLAEAGIVGTAIGMALRGYRPVVEIQFDGFIYPAFDHIVSQVAKMRARSLGKVKLPMVIRIPVGGGIGAVEHHSESNEAYFAHTAGLKVVCCSNAEDAYWMIQQAIETDDPVLFYEPKRRYWDKGEVDETAAPRELFKAQVCREGTDATLVAYGPMVKTCLQAAEAAEAEGKSLEVIDLRSLSPLDMDVLTSSVRKTGRMVVVHEASTFLGLGAEVAASITQQCFYHLEAPVLRVGGYNLPYPPSKLEEEFLPDLDRVLDAVDRSLAY, encoded by the coding sequence ATGACCACCATGACGATCGCCAAGGGCATCAACAACGGCCTGCGCGTGGCCATGGAGAAGGACTCGCGCGTCGTCCTCATGGGTGAGGACATCGGCAAGCTCGGCGGTGTCTTCCGCGTCACCGACGGCCTGCAGAAGGACTTCGGCGAGGACCGCGTCATCGACACCCCGCTCGCAGAGGCCGGCATCGTCGGCACCGCGATCGGCATGGCGCTGCGCGGCTACCGCCCGGTCGTGGAGATCCAGTTCGACGGCTTCATCTACCCGGCGTTCGACCACATCGTCAGCCAGGTCGCCAAGATGCGGGCGCGCTCGCTCGGCAAGGTCAAGCTGCCGATGGTCATCCGCATCCCCGTCGGCGGCGGCATCGGCGCGGTCGAGCACCACAGCGAGTCCAACGAGGCCTACTTCGCCCACACCGCGGGCCTGAAGGTCGTCTGCTGCTCCAACGCCGAGGACGCCTACTGGATGATCCAGCAGGCCATCGAGACCGACGACCCGGTGCTCTTCTACGAGCCCAAGCGCCGCTACTGGGACAAGGGTGAGGTCGACGAGACCGCCGCTCCCCGCGAGCTGTTCAAGGCGCAGGTATGCCGCGAGGGCACCGATGCGACGCTGGTCGCCTACGGCCCCATGGTCAAGACCTGCCTGCAGGCCGCCGAGGCGGCCGAGGCCGAGGGCAAGAGCCTCGAGGTGATCGACCTGCGCTCGCTGAGCCCGCTCGACATGGACGTGCTCACCTCGTCGGTCAGGAAGACCGGTCGCATGGTGGTCGTGCACGAGGCGTCGACCTTCCTCGGCCTCGGCGCCGAGGTCGCCGCGTCGATCACGCAGCAGTGCTTCTACCACCTCGAGGCCCCGGTGCTCCGGGTCGGCGGCTACAACCTCCCCTACCCGCCGAGCAAGCTCGAGGAGGAGTTCCTCCCCGACCTCGACCGGGTGCTCGACGCCGTCGACCGCTCGCTGGCCTACTGA
- a CDS encoding MFS transporter — protein MSAPDTTRTQAAPAATTDEQRRAATKAVVAASIGNALEWFDIIVYASFAVVISKLFFPETTGVTALLYTFGAFGVSYLVRPLGAMVLGSYGDRAGRKAALTMTIGIMMVGTAIMAFAPTAATIGSAAGLLILLSRLLQGFSAGGEFGTATAFLIEHAPDRKAFYASWQVATQGASMFLASLFGYGLNTWLTTEQLESWGWRVPFIFGMLIGPVGLYIRSRMSETPEFTEAETVKSPLWSTIGHNTSRVLTGAACVGLATISVYLILYMPTFAVKSLELPAYAGYLGGIISGLVTLCGVPYVGALADRVGPVVIMRAASIAAVVLAWPMFALLVANPTVWGLTVVEVVLGVIMALYFGPLPALLSELFPTAIRTTGLSVSYNLGVTLFGGFAPLVLTWLIDRTGSLLSPSVYYIAIALLSLGGLFVARSRFVTR, from the coding sequence ATGAGCGCCCCGGACACCACCCGCACCCAGGCGGCACCAGCCGCCACCACCGACGAGCAACGCCGGGCCGCGACGAAGGCGGTGGTGGCCGCCTCGATCGGCAACGCGCTCGAGTGGTTCGACATCATCGTCTACGCGTCCTTCGCGGTGGTCATCAGCAAGCTGTTCTTCCCCGAGACCACGGGCGTGACCGCGCTGCTCTACACCTTCGGCGCCTTCGGGGTGTCCTACCTCGTGCGGCCGCTCGGTGCGATGGTGCTCGGCTCCTACGGCGACCGGGCCGGTCGCAAGGCGGCCCTCACCATGACCATCGGCATCATGATGGTCGGCACCGCGATCATGGCCTTCGCCCCGACCGCGGCGACCATCGGCAGCGCGGCCGGCCTGCTCATCCTGCTCTCACGTCTGCTCCAGGGCTTCTCCGCCGGCGGCGAGTTCGGCACCGCCACGGCGTTCCTCATCGAGCACGCGCCCGACCGCAAGGCGTTCTACGCCTCGTGGCAGGTCGCGACCCAGGGCGCCTCGATGTTCCTCGCGTCGCTGTTCGGCTACGGCCTCAACACCTGGCTGACCACCGAGCAGCTGGAGTCGTGGGGCTGGCGGGTGCCGTTCATCTTCGGCATGCTCATCGGCCCGGTGGGGCTCTACATCCGCTCGCGCATGAGCGAGACCCCCGAGTTCACCGAGGCCGAGACGGTGAAGTCGCCGCTGTGGTCGACCATCGGACACAACACCTCGCGGGTGCTCACCGGCGCCGCGTGTGTCGGGCTGGCGACCATCTCGGTCTACCTGATCCTCTACATGCCGACGTTCGCGGTGAAGAGCCTCGAGCTGCCGGCCTACGCGGGCTACCTCGGCGGCATCATCAGCGGCCTCGTCACCCTCTGCGGCGTCCCCTACGTGGGCGCGCTGGCCGACCGGGTCGGCCCTGTCGTCATCATGCGGGCGGCCAGCATCGCGGCGGTCGTGCTGGCCTGGCCGATGTTCGCCCTTCTCGTCGCCAACCCGACCGTGTGGGGCCTGACGGTGGTCGAGGTCGTCCTCGGCGTCATCATGGCGCTCTACTTCGGCCCGCTGCCGGCGCTGCTGTCGGAGCTGTTCCCGACCGCCATCCGCACCACGGGGCTGTCCGTCTCCTACAACCTCGGCGTCACCCTGTTCGGCGGCTTCGCCCCGCTCGTGCTGACGTGGCTCATCGACAGGACCGGGTCACTGCTCTCGCCGAGCGTGTACTACATCGCGATCGCGCTGCTGTCGCTGGGCGGGCTGTTCGTGGCCCGTTCGCGGTTCGTCACGCGCTGA
- the pdhA gene encoding pyruvate dehydrogenase (acetyl-transferring) E1 component subunit alpha, which translates to MVQLLTPEGQRVESTEYDHYVADLTDEDLRGFYRDLVLIRRVDAEATALQRQGELGIWASLLGQEAAQVGSGRALRPQDYAFPTYREHGVAWCRGVNPLNLLGLFRGVNHGGWDPNEKNFHLYTIVIGAQTLHATGYAMGIQRDGDVGTGDDSRDAAVIAYFGDGASAQGDVNEAFVYAAVNNAPVVFFCQNNQWAISEPNERQTRIPLYQRARGFGFPGVRVDGNDVLAVYAVTQQALNAARSGNGPTFIEAYTYRMGAHTTSDDPTKYRVSAEVEVWKHRDPIERLKAYLVHEKKADQDFFDAIDREADELAATVREGCLTMPDPTPESMFEHVYVEPHPLVEQERREFVDYHAGFAAEGGH; encoded by the coding sequence ATGGTGCAGCTGCTGACCCCGGAGGGGCAGCGCGTCGAGAGCACTGAGTACGACCACTACGTCGCGGACCTGACCGACGAGGACCTGCGTGGCTTCTACCGCGACCTGGTCCTGATCCGCCGGGTCGACGCCGAGGCCACCGCGCTCCAGCGCCAGGGTGAGCTGGGCATCTGGGCCAGCCTGCTCGGCCAGGAGGCCGCCCAGGTCGGCTCCGGTCGCGCGCTGCGTCCGCAGGACTACGCCTTCCCGACCTACCGCGAGCACGGCGTCGCCTGGTGCCGCGGGGTCAACCCGCTCAACCTGCTCGGCCTCTTCCGCGGGGTCAACCACGGTGGCTGGGACCCCAACGAGAAGAACTTCCACCTCTACACGATCGTGATCGGCGCCCAGACGCTGCACGCCACCGGCTACGCGATGGGCATCCAGCGCGACGGCGACGTGGGCACCGGCGACGACTCCCGGGACGCCGCGGTCATCGCCTACTTCGGCGACGGCGCGTCGGCCCAGGGTGACGTCAACGAGGCCTTCGTCTACGCCGCGGTCAACAACGCCCCGGTCGTGTTCTTCTGCCAGAACAACCAGTGGGCCATCTCCGAGCCCAACGAGCGCCAGACCCGCATCCCGCTCTACCAGCGCGCGCGCGGCTTCGGCTTCCCCGGCGTGCGGGTCGACGGCAACGACGTGCTCGCGGTGTATGCCGTGACGCAGCAGGCGCTCAACGCCGCCCGCAGCGGCAACGGCCCCACGTTCATCGAGGCCTACACCTACCGGATGGGCGCCCACACCACCTCGGACGACCCGACCAAGTACCGCGTCTCGGCGGAGGTCGAGGTCTGGAAGCACCGTGACCCGATCGAGCGCCTCAAGGCCTACCTCGTGCACGAGAAGAAGGCCGACCAGGACTTCTTCGACGCGATCGACCGCGAGGCCGACGAGCTGGCCGCCACCGTCCGCGAGGGCTGCCTGACCATGCCCGACCCGACCCCCGAGTCGATGTTCGAGCACGTCTACGTCGAGCCGCACCCTCTCGTGGAGCAGGAGCGCCGCGAGTTCGTCGACTACCACGCCGGCTTCGCGGCGGAGGGGGGCCACTGA
- a CDS encoding maleylpyruvate isomerase family mycothiol-dependent enzyme, whose amino-acid sequence MPLHPAAPQDLPGLVQAYGQTVQAVIDLGRSCSDRDFDKPTLYDGWTVKDQISHVVGVEQWLSGSPLPRVPVPDYRHLRTETDRTRESMVELRRRMIGAKVVDELEGVLATRMAQLADPDLTPESVTKGSAGPAPVMDVLRERILDIWTHEQDIRQALGRPGDLDAPGAAVFMDTLCEELPRLVARDAGIEPGNVVIFDVTGPVVGRSGVRVEVADDGSPLGTALFTGTVHEHPEDMQVTSITLSTDAITRRAAGRGSLADIHYTVQGDEDVARRVLQALPITH is encoded by the coding sequence ATGCCCCTGCACCCGGCAGCACCCCAGGACCTCCCCGGGCTCGTCCAGGCCTACGGCCAGACGGTCCAGGCGGTCATCGACCTCGGACGGTCCTGCTCCGACCGCGACTTCGACAAGCCGACCCTCTACGACGGCTGGACGGTCAAGGACCAGATCTCGCACGTCGTCGGGGTGGAGCAGTGGCTGAGCGGCTCCCCCCTGCCGCGGGTGCCCGTGCCCGACTACCGCCACCTGCGCACCGAGACCGACCGGACGAGGGAGTCCATGGTCGAGCTGCGGCGTCGGATGATCGGCGCGAAGGTCGTCGACGAGCTCGAGGGGGTGCTCGCCACCCGCATGGCCCAGCTCGCCGACCCCGACCTGACCCCGGAGTCCGTCACCAAGGGGTCGGCGGGCCCGGCACCGGTGATGGACGTGCTGCGCGAGCGGATCCTCGACATCTGGACCCACGAGCAGGACATCCGCCAGGCCCTCGGCCGCCCCGGCGACCTCGACGCCCCCGGTGCGGCCGTGTTCATGGACACCCTGTGCGAGGAGCTGCCGCGCCTGGTGGCCCGGGACGCCGGCATCGAACCCGGCAACGTCGTGATCTTCGACGTCACCGGGCCGGTGGTGGGGCGCTCGGGGGTGCGCGTCGAGGTCGCAGACGACGGCTCCCCGCTCGGGACGGCCCTGTTCACCGGCACCGTGCACGAGCACCCCGAGGACATGCAGGTCACCAGCATCACGCTCTCGACCGACGCGATCACCCGGCGGGCCGCCGGCCGCGGCTCCCTCGCCGACATCCACTACACGGTGCAGGGCGACGAGGACGTCGCACGGCGGGTGCTCCAGGCCCTGCCCATCACCCACTGA
- a CDS encoding MarR family transcriptional regulator, giving the protein MAITIDAASTFSVTMVRVIKLIKAMRQNAPSHHPGLDASAYPLLFTIASGPRRVSELADCVHSDVSTVSRQASSLVVLGVARKVTDPDDGRAQVITITPEGEALLEAIKAERSRWFQSLLADWTSEEVAEFTAYLDRFGDALEASRTRASVRSQGTAPTTDPSQES; this is encoded by the coding sequence GTGGCGATCACCATCGATGCCGCCTCCACGTTCAGCGTGACCATGGTGCGGGTCATCAAGCTCATCAAGGCCATGCGCCAGAACGCCCCAAGCCACCACCCGGGTCTGGACGCCAGTGCCTACCCGCTGCTGTTCACCATCGCCTCCGGCCCGCGCCGGGTCTCGGAGCTCGCCGACTGCGTGCACTCCGACGTCTCCACGGTCAGCCGGCAGGCCAGCAGCCTCGTGGTCCTCGGCGTGGCCAGGAAGGTGACCGACCCCGACGACGGCCGCGCGCAGGTCATCACGATCACCCCCGAGGGCGAGGCGCTCCTCGAGGCCATCAAGGCCGAGCGGTCCCGCTGGTTCCAGTCCCTCCTCGCGGACTGGACCTCCGAGGAGGTCGCCGAGTTCACGGCATACCTCGACCGCTTCGGTGACGCCCTCGAGGCCTCCCGCACCCGCGCGTCCGTCCGTTCCCAGGGCACCGCCCCCACCACCGACCCCTCCCAGGAGAGCTGA
- a CDS encoding dihydrolipoamide acetyltransferase family protein — translation MAVKEFNLPDPGEGLTEAEIVTWKVKAGDTVKVNDIVVEIETAKSLVELPVPFAGTVTELLVPEGQTVEVGTPIIAVDTAGGAGAGAPTTVQEAPAAGAVEPGIEGSPAPKMAAAAAAAEAEEEIEEGKIGGTTSTGRTAVLVGYGVKQTEAKRRPRKQSAAPAGGAPAGGVAARSQSPFPAEQTVAPAAPAQPAAPAAHEGGARALAKPPVRKYAKDLGIDLASVRGSGEGGIITRADVEAHAAGGAAGAQAAQAPAAAGAPAAAGEAAAYTAPVFARSGEREQRLPIKGVRKMMAQAMVDSAFTAPHVTEWITVDATATMELVERLRSDREFKDVKVTPLLVLAKAMCVAIRRNPEINATWDEAAGEIVVKNYVNLGIAAATPRGLIVPNVKDADQMSMRQLADAIGALTSTAREGRTQPADMSGGTITITNVGVFGVDLGTPIINPGESAIMAFGAIRREPWVVTAADGTESIEPRWVTRLALSFDHRLIDGELGSKFLADVAKVMEDPARGLVWG, via the coding sequence ATGGCAGTCAAGGAGTTCAACCTCCCCGACCCGGGTGAGGGCCTGACCGAGGCCGAGATCGTCACGTGGAAGGTCAAGGCCGGCGACACCGTCAAGGTCAACGACATCGTCGTCGAGATCGAGACCGCCAAGTCGCTCGTCGAGCTGCCGGTGCCCTTCGCCGGCACCGTGACCGAGCTGCTCGTGCCCGAGGGCCAGACGGTCGAGGTCGGCACGCCGATCATCGCCGTCGACACCGCCGGCGGCGCCGGCGCGGGCGCGCCGACCACGGTGCAGGAGGCCCCGGCCGCCGGTGCGGTCGAGCCCGGCATCGAGGGCAGTCCGGCCCCGAAGATGGCTGCGGCGGCTGCTGCTGCCGAGGCCGAGGAGGAGATCGAGGAGGGCAAGATCGGCGGCACGACGTCGACCGGTCGCACGGCCGTCCTCGTCGGCTACGGCGTGAAGCAGACCGAGGCCAAGCGTCGCCCCCGCAAGCAGAGCGCGGCTCCGGCAGGTGGCGCCCCCGCGGGTGGCGTCGCTGCCCGCTCGCAGTCGCCGTTCCCCGCTGAGCAGACGGTCGCCCCGGCCGCCCCGGCCCAGCCGGCCGCCCCGGCCGCCCATGAGGGTGGCGCCCGCGCGCTGGCCAAGCCGCCGGTTCGCAAGTACGCCAAGGACCTCGGCATCGACCTCGCCAGCGTCCGCGGCTCGGGCGAGGGAGGCATCATCACCCGCGCCGACGTCGAGGCCCACGCGGCCGGTGGTGCGGCAGGTGCCCAGGCAGCGCAGGCGCCCGCAGCGGCCGGCGCCCCGGCAGCGGCCGGTGAGGCCGCGGCATACACGGCACCGGTCTTCGCCCGCTCGGGCGAGCGCGAGCAGCGCCTCCCCATCAAGGGCGTGCGCAAGATGATGGCCCAGGCCATGGTCGACTCCGCGTTCACGGCGCCGCACGTCACCGAGTGGATCACCGTCGACGCCACGGCGACGATGGAGCTCGTCGAGCGGCTGAGATCAGACCGCGAGTTCAAGGACGTCAAGGTCACGCCGCTGCTGGTGCTGGCCAAGGCGATGTGCGTGGCGATCCGGCGCAACCCCGAGATCAACGCCACGTGGGACGAGGCCGCTGGCGAGATCGTGGTGAAGAACTACGTGAACCTCGGCATCGCCGCGGCCACCCCGCGCGGGCTGATCGTGCCCAACGTCAAGGACGCCGACCAGATGTCGATGCGGCAGCTCGCCGACGCCATCGGCGCGCTGACCTCGACCGCGCGCGAGGGTCGCACCCAGCCGGCGGACATGTCGGGCGGGACGATCACCATCACCAACGTCGGCGTCTTCGGCGTCGACCTGGGCACGCCGATCATCAACCCGGGCGAGTCGGCGATCATGGCGTTCGGAGCCATCCGCCGCGAGCCGTGGGTGGTCACCGCAGCCGACGGCACCGAGTCGATCGAGCCCCGCTGGGTGACCCGCCTGGCGCTGAGCTTCGACCACCGGCTCATCGACGGCGAGCTCGGCAGCAAGTTCCTCGCCGACGTCGCGAAGGTGATGGAGGACCCGGCCCGCGGCCTCGTCTGGGGCTGA
- the mgrA gene encoding L-glyceraldehyde 3-phosphate reductase codes for MVDTWLPAYQPNPDRYGPMPYRKVGQSGLRLPAISLGLWHNFGDDKPFDVQRAILRRAFDIGITHFDLANNYGPPYGSAETNFGRHFQDDFRRYRDELVISSKAGWDMWPGPYGDGGSRKYLIASLDQTLQRTGLDYVDIFYSHRPDPDTPLEETMGALASIVHQGKALYAGISSYGPELTVRAADLLADMGVPLLIHQPSYSMLNRWVEGGLLDTLGERGIGCIAFSPLAQGMLTNKYLGGIPEGSRAAQGKSLSPDLLTDESLTHVRRLNDIAQERGQSLAQMALAWALRDERVTSVLIGASSVEQLEDSAAAVSNLRFSDAELQQIDQHAVDAGIDLWRTQSDLS; via the coding sequence ATGGTCGACACCTGGCTCCCGGCATACCAGCCCAACCCCGACCGCTACGGCCCGATGCCCTACCGCAAGGTGGGCCAGAGCGGCCTGCGGCTCCCGGCGATCTCCCTCGGGCTGTGGCACAACTTCGGTGACGACAAGCCGTTCGACGTCCAGCGCGCCATCCTGCGCCGCGCCTTCGACATCGGCATCACGCACTTCGACCTCGCCAACAACTACGGCCCGCCCTACGGCAGTGCCGAGACCAACTTCGGCCGGCACTTCCAGGACGACTTCAGGCGCTACCGCGACGAGCTGGTCATCAGCTCCAAGGCGGGCTGGGACATGTGGCCGGGCCCTTACGGCGACGGCGGCTCCCGCAAGTACCTCATCGCGAGCCTCGACCAGACCCTTCAGCGCACGGGGCTCGACTACGTCGACATCTTCTACAGCCACCGCCCCGACCCCGACACCCCGCTCGAGGAGACGATGGGTGCGCTGGCGAGCATCGTCCACCAGGGCAAGGCGCTGTATGCCGGCATCTCCAGCTACGGCCCCGAGCTCACCGTCCGCGCGGCGGACCTGCTGGCCGACATGGGTGTGCCGCTGCTGATCCACCAGCCGAGCTACTCGATGCTGAACCGCTGGGTCGAGGGCGGCCTGCTCGACACCCTCGGTGAGCGGGGCATCGGCTGCATCGCGTTCAGCCCGCTCGCGCAGGGGATGCTGACCAACAAGTACCTCGGCGGCATCCCCGAGGGGTCGCGCGCCGCCCAGGGCAAGTCGCTCTCGCCCGACCTGCTGACCGACGAGTCGCTCACCCACGTGCGCCGCCTCAACGACATCGCCCAGGAGCGCGGCCAGTCGCTGGCGCAGATGGCGCTGGCCTGGGCCCTGCGCGACGAGCGGGTCACCTCGGTGCTCATCGGCGCCTCCAGCGTGGAGCAGCTCGAGGACAGCGCCGCGGCGGTCTCGAACCTGCGCTTCTCCGACGCCGAGCTTCAGCAGATCGACCAGCACGCCGTCGACGCGGGCATCGACCTCTGGCGCACCCAGTCCGACCTCAGCTGA
- a CDS encoding MDR family MFS transporter, with protein MAAAVDRPAQPLTHKQIVTILIGLMTGMFLAALDQTIVATAIRTIADDLKGLDEQAWATTAYLITSTIVTPLYGKLSDIYGRKPFFITAITIFVIGSVLCTLADSMAQLAAYRAVQGLGAGGLFSLALAIIGDIVPPRERAKYQGYFLAVFGTSSVLGPVIGGFFAGTETIMGIDGWRWVFLVNVPIGLVALLVVSKTLHLHHTRLDHRIDWWGAATLSAALVPLLLVLEQGREWGWTSPASLTCFGIGFAAAVAFFLIERAMGEEAILPLALFRNRTVGVSSVASVLIGVAMFGGLASLPLYLQIVKGASPTEAGLLLLPMTLGIMAGSIGSGVAISRTGHYRHFPVTGAALLTVALFVFHYVGADTPLWQTMIVMVFFGIGLGFNFQPLTLAVQNAVKPQQIGVATSTATFTRQIGGTIGTAVFLSILFSTVPGNITTALEETAPTPQFQAALRDPANADFAQQFAQAQQSGEAASASGVLKDSSFLNDLDERLAQPFLEGFSDSMDLVFLVGSGVMVFGFLVLLLLPHVELRSGSAYSERGRTDAEAAAAAPPAVGH; from the coding sequence ATGGCTGCCGCCGTCGACCGTCCCGCCCAGCCGCTCACCCACAAGCAGATCGTGACCATCCTCATCGGGCTGATGACGGGGATGTTCCTCGCCGCCCTCGACCAGACCATCGTCGCCACGGCGATCCGCACCATCGCCGACGACCTCAAGGGCCTCGACGAGCAGGCCTGGGCGACGACCGCCTACCTGATCACCTCGACCATCGTCACCCCGCTCTACGGCAAGCTCTCCGACATCTACGGCCGAAAGCCGTTCTTCATCACCGCCATCACGATCTTCGTCATCGGGTCGGTTCTGTGCACCCTCGCCGACTCCATGGCCCAGCTCGCCGCCTACCGCGCGGTGCAGGGCCTCGGCGCCGGCGGCCTCTTCTCGCTGGCGCTGGCGATCATCGGCGACATCGTGCCGCCGCGGGAGCGGGCGAAGTACCAGGGCTACTTCCTGGCTGTCTTCGGCACCTCCAGCGTGCTCGGCCCGGTCATCGGCGGCTTCTTCGCCGGCACCGAGACCATCATGGGCATCGACGGCTGGCGCTGGGTCTTCCTCGTCAACGTGCCGATCGGCCTCGTCGCGCTCCTGGTGGTCTCCAAGACCCTGCACCTGCACCACACCCGGCTCGACCACCGCATCGACTGGTGGGGGGCCGCCACGCTGTCGGCCGCGCTCGTGCCGCTGCTGCTCGTGCTCGAGCAGGGCCGCGAGTGGGGGTGGACCTCGCCGGCGTCGCTGACCTGCTTCGGCATCGGCTTCGCGGCTGCCGTCGCGTTCTTCCTCATCGAGCGGGCCATGGGTGAGGAGGCCATCCTCCCGCTGGCCCTCTTCCGCAACAGGACCGTGGGCGTCTCGTCGGTGGCCTCGGTGCTGATCGGCGTCGCCATGTTCGGCGGCCTCGCGTCGCTGCCGCTCTACCTGCAGATCGTCAAGGGCGCGAGCCCCACCGAGGCGGGCCTGCTCCTGCTGCCGATGACGCTCGGCATCATGGCCGGTTCGATCGGCTCCGGTGTCGCCATCTCCAGGACCGGCCACTACCGCCACTTCCCGGTGACCGGTGCCGCGCTGCTCACGGTGGCACTGTTCGTCTTCCACTACGTCGGGGCCGACACCCCGCTGTGGCAGACGATGATCGTGATGGTCTTCTTCGGCATCGGCCTCGGCTTCAACTTCCAGCCGCTGACCCTCGCCGTGCAGAACGCCGTCAAGCCCCAGCAGATCGGCGTCGCCACGTCGACGGCCACCTTCACCCGTCAGATCGGCGGCACCATCGGCACGGCCGTCTTCCTGTCGATCCTCTTCTCGACCGTGCCGGGCAACATCACCACCGCCCTCGAGGAGACCGCCCCCACACCGCAGTTCCAGGCGGCGCTGCGCGACCCGGCCAACGCCGACTTCGCCCAGCAGTTCGCCCAGGCCCAGCAGAGCGGCGAGGCGGCCTCGGCCAGCGGGGTGCTCAAGGACAGCTCGTTCCTCAACGACCTCGACGAGCGGTTGGCCCAGCCCTTCCTCGAGGGGTTCTCCGACTCCATGGACCTCGTGTTCCTCGTCGGGTCCGGGGTCATGGTGTTCGGGTTCCTCGTGCTGCTCCTGCTGCCGCACGTCGAGCTGCGGTCGGGCTCGGCCTACTCCGAGCGCGGCAGGACCGACGCGGAGGCGGCCGCGGCCGCCCCGCCGGCGGTCGGCCACTGA